The genomic stretch TTGCCACCTTCTCCACCCAGGATCAGGCGCTGGAACCTGGGCGACTCGCCCGCGCAGCCGGCGAGGAGGCTGCTGGTGAGCAGGAGGGTGGTGAGCGCTGAGAGGGTCCTCATATCTTCTTTAGACTCCGGAAAGCCGCCGCCGGTTCCGGCCGCCGGCTCGCTGTGTCCTCTAGAATGCTTCACGCCGGGACGAAGAGGGGCTTTGGATACCACGGGCCCAGCGGTTCTCGGCCGAGGAGCAGCATGGGCGAGAACGATTCACAAGCCAGAGCGTCGGCCACCGGCCAGCGGCGGTATCCGCTGGAGCCTTCGGGAGACGAGATTCGGCGGCTGCTGGCGGTGGTGGGAGAGAGCATCGCCGAGCATCTCGACAGCCTCGGCGAGCAGCCTTCGGTGGATCTCGAGGGGAGCGCCGAGCTGGCGGAGTCGGTGCGGGAGGGCTGGCCGCCGGAGGTCGAGCCGTTGGAGCAGATTCTCCATCGGCTCTTTCATCGCCTGGCGCCCAAGAGCTTCAATACCGCAGGACCGGGTTTCCTGGCCTACGTGCCCGGCGGCGGTCTCTTCTTCACCGCTCTGGCGGATCTCATCGCCGACTCCATCAACCGGTACACCACGGTGTGGAGCGCGGCGCCGGGGCTGGTGCAGTTGGAGATCAATGTCATCCGGTGGTTCTGTGCCATGGTCGGCTATCCCGCCACCGCCGGCGGTTTTCTTTCCTCCGGTGGTTCCATCGCCAGTCTGAGCGCGGTGGTGGCGGCTCGGCACAAACATCTCCCGGAGAATTTCCTGCGCGGTACCGCCTATGGATCGGATCAAACCCATCACTGCATCCACAAGGCCCTGCGCCTGGCCGGATTCCCGCCGCAGAATTTCCGCTCCATCCCGGTGGATGATGAGCAACGCATCCGTCTCGACGCCCTGGAGGAGCAGCTCGCCGCCGACCGGGCGGAGGGCTACCAGCCGTTCCTGCTGGTGGGCAACGCCGGCACCACCAACACCGGCGCCGTCGATCCGCTGCCGAGGCTGGCGGAAATCGCGCGCCACCACGGCCTGTGGCTGCACGCCGACGCCGCCTACGGAGGGTTCTTCGCCCTCACCGACCGTGGCCGGCGGGCGCTGGCGGGGCTGGAGCGGGCCGATTCCATCACCCTCGATCCCCACAAGGGTCTATTCCTCCCCTACGGCACCGGCTGCTTGTTGGTCCGCGATCTGGGCGCCCTCCATCGTTCCCACGCCGCCAGTGCGGACTACATGCCGGCGCTGCAGGAGGATCCCAACCGCATCGACTTTTCAGCGGTGTCGCCGGAGCTGTCCCGGGAGTTCCGCGGACTACGGGTTTGGCTGCCGATGAAGCTCCTGGGAGTCGAGCCGTTTCGCACCGCTCTCGACGAGAAGCTCGACCTGGCCCACTGGACTTGTGGTGAGCTGGCGAGGATCGAAGGGATCCGCATCGCCGCTCCGCCCCAGCTCTCGCTCCTGGCGTTCCGGTTGATCTTGGCTGGTGCCGAGGGGGAGCCACTGGCGGAGGACCTCCTCGACGCCGCCAATCGAGAGCTTCTGGATCGCATCAACCGTCGGGGCAGAGTGATGCTCACCGGCACCCGCCTCCACGGCCGCTTCGTGCTGCGCATCTGCATCCTGAGCTTCCGCACCCATCAGCGGAATCTGGAGCATCTCATCGAGGATTTACGGGCGGAGGTGGCGGAGCTCCGGCTCGAAGCGCGAGAGGGATGAGCGAGGCACAGCTCGACGCCCCGTCGAGGCTACAAATTTGGGACGCCGGTCTGGGCTGAGAGGCAATGCCCGGATGGGCGGCGTTGGACCTGCTTCGGGGCGCTCTAGCCTCCTAACAAGTCTGCTAGACTGCCTTCTGGTGCCCGCTCATCGGGCCCGTTGAGAGAGGAGAAACCTTATGCCGAGCTTAGGCGTTCCAGAGCTGATCGTCATCTTCCTGATCATCGTCGTGCTCTTTGGTGCCAGCCGCCTGCCCCAGATCGGCCGTGGGCTGGGCGAGGGCATCCGCAACTTCAAGCGCAGCGTGAATTCCGACGACGACAAGCTCGAGGACAGCGACAACTCCAAGCAGCGCTCGTCCTGAACCTTCCCCCCCGGGGCATCCCGCGCCTTCCCGCCGCTCCTGGCCGCTGAGTCCCGGGTCTTCCCGCGAGCGGCCGCCCCACATTTCTGCCCCTCTTTCTCGACTCCGAACGATCGCTTCGGTCGGCTCTTCGCCCAGCCGAAGAGTGGAGCGTGTCAGAACGGCCTCGAGTGCCAGGCGGGCACCGGGTTTCCGCGATCCGCAGGAACCCCCAAGGCAGGCGACCCCCGTACGCAAAGAAGCCCCTTACGCAAAGAACCCCGAGATGAGCGATGAGCTCATCTCGGGGTTCGTCTCCATCCGGAGAGGCCGGTCGTGTGGTCAGTGGACCAACAAGTCGCTGGCGGCGGACCCCTGCCAAAGATCCCGGTAGTGGCCGACGTAGATGGCGAGCACCTTGTCGACATAGCGCCGGGTTTCCCGGTAGGGCGGAATGCCGGCGAAGCGCTTCACCGCGTAGGGTCCGGCGTTGTAGGCCGCCAGGGCGAGCTCCAAATCCCCGCCAAAACGGTCCAGCTGGGCTCTCAGGTAGGTGGCCCCCTGTTCCAGGTTGAGGGTCGGGTTGTGCAGCTCCGCGACGGCATAGCCGGCGGTGGAGGGCAGAACCTGGGTCAGGCCGACGGCGCCCTTGGAGGACATGGCCCGGGGAGAGAAGTTGGACTCCACCTCGACCAGCGAGGCCAGCAGCAGAGGATCGACCCCGTGGGTCTTGGCCGCCTTGTAGATGTCGGTGCCGAAAGGCACGAACTTCAGCTGGTCTTCGAGAGCACCGTCACCGTTGAAGGCGCGCAGCAGCTCGAAGCTTTCCGAGCGCCGCTTGATGGCCTTGCGTAGGTCCTGGGAGAGGCGTAGGGAGGTGCCGCTGGCGGCTTCCTCGGCCTGGCCCAGCCAGCTGGAAAGTTCTTCCAGCGCAGCGATGTGGCGCTCGTCCGGCGGCGTGGGCCGCCAGGAGCTGTCGGAGGAGGAGGAGTATCCGCTCCCCGGAAGCAGAATCAGCCCCAGGGCTAGAGCGCCGGTGCAGATCTTCCAGAGTCGTGGAAACATTTCAGACACACTCCAAAGTGGTTTCTGACGCCAGTCTCGCAGAACTGGCGGTTGTTTGAAAATTGGCGGATC from Acidobacteriota bacterium encodes the following:
- a CDS encoding aminotransferase class I/II-fold pyridoxal phosphate-dependent enzyme, translated to MGENDSQARASATGQRRYPLEPSGDEIRRLLAVVGESIAEHLDSLGEQPSVDLEGSAELAESVREGWPPEVEPLEQILHRLFHRLAPKSFNTAGPGFLAYVPGGGLFFTALADLIADSINRYTTVWSAAPGLVQLEINVIRWFCAMVGYPATAGGFLSSGGSIASLSAVVAARHKHLPENFLRGTAYGSDQTHHCIHKALRLAGFPPQNFRSIPVDDEQRIRLDALEEQLAADRAEGYQPFLLVGNAGTTNTGAVDPLPRLAEIARHHGLWLHADAAYGGFFALTDRGRRALAGLERADSITLDPHKGLFLPYGTGCLLVRDLGALHRSHAASADYMPALQEDPNRIDFSAVSPELSREFRGLRVWLPMKLLGVEPFRTALDEKLDLAHWTCGELARIEGIRIAAPPQLSLLAFRLILAGAEGEPLAEDLLDAANRELLDRINRRGRVMLTGTRLHGRFVLRICILSFRTHQRNLEHLIEDLRAEVAELRLEAREG
- a CDS encoding twin-arginine translocase TatA/TatE family subunit, coding for MPSLGVPELIVIFLIIVVLFGASRLPQIGRGLGEGIRNFKRSVNSDDDKLEDSDNSKQRSS
- a CDS encoding lytic transglycosylase domain-containing protein → MFPRLWKICTGALALGLILLPGSGYSSSSDSSWRPTPPDERHIAALEELSSWLGQAEEAASGTSLRLSQDLRKAIKRRSESFELLRAFNGDGALEDQLKFVPFGTDIYKAAKTHGVDPLLLASLVEVESNFSPRAMSSKGAVGLTQVLPSTAGYAVAELHNPTLNLEQGATYLRAQLDRFGGDLELALAAYNAGPYAVKRFAGIPPYRETRRYVDKVLAIYVGHYRDLWQGSAASDLLVH